In a single window of the Deltaproteobacteria bacterium genome:
- a CDS encoding sigma-54 dependent transcriptional regulator, which yields MSNKKRILVIDDEEAMRHVLTSMLAKEGYHVKACANGDEGMKALDEDVYDMVLCDVRMPGMDGLTFFKGIKKKGHHLPVIIMSAYGTIDTAVEAIKEGAYDYISKPFRQDEIILTLKKAEEREKLTRENMRLREAVEKSYSFSSIIGKGPKMQEVFNAIKKVADVRSTVLLTGESGTGKELVARAIHYNSVRKDESFIAVNCGAIPENLIESELFGHVKGAFTDAVKTRKGLFEEADGGTLFLDEIGELPLVLQVKLLRALQEGEIARVGSAAIIKVDVRIVTATTKNLAEEVKEGRFRDDLFYRLNVFSLKLPPLRERSEDIPMLIDHFISKYRERLGINITGIDRKAIELAINYSWPGNVRELENAIERAIVMAEGDKIKENDLPAELKEGGGGQLVPLADDGLSIKKNSRNLEERLIRKALEETGGNRTKAAKLLEISHRALIYKIKDYNL from the coding sequence ATGTCAAATAAGAAAAGAATTCTCGTTATAGACGATGAAGAAGCTATGCGCCATGTGCTTACGTCCATGCTTGCAAAAGAGGGTTACCATGTCAAGGCCTGCGCCAATGGTGATGAAGGGATGAAGGCGCTCGATGAGGATGTCTATGACATGGTTCTTTGCGATGTGAGGATGCCTGGTATGGATGGTCTTACATTTTTTAAGGGGATAAAGAAGAAGGGGCATCACTTGCCTGTTATTATCATGTCTGCTTACGGGACGATAGATACTGCTGTTGAGGCTATAAAGGAGGGCGCTTACGATTACATTTCAAAACCTTTCAGGCAGGATGAAATTATTTTAACACTAAAGAAAGCGGAAGAGAGAGAGAAGCTTACCCGCGAAAATATGCGGCTAAGAGAGGCTGTTGAGAAGAGTTACAGCTTTTCCAGTATTATAGGCAAGGGGCCTAAAATGCAGGAAGTTTTTAATGCCATAAAAAAAGTGGCTGACGTGAGATCGACGGTGCTGCTTACCGGTGAAAGCGGTACGGGCAAGGAACTGGTTGCGCGGGCAATTCATTATAACAGCGTCAGGAAGGATGAATCTTTTATTGCTGTTAATTGCGGCGCTATTCCTGAAAACCTGATTGAAAGTGAACTTTTTGGTCATGTAAAGGGGGCCTTTACAGACGCCGTAAAAACGAGGAAGGGGCTTTTTGAAGAAGCTGATGGAGGGACCCTCTTTCTTGATGAGATTGGAGAACTCCCTCTTGTTTTGCAGGTAAAGCTGCTTAGAGCGTTGCAGGAGGGAGAAATAGCAAGGGTCGGCAGCGCGGCAATTATTAAAGTCGATGTGAGAATTGTTACAGCCACAACAAAGAACCTTGCTGAGGAGGTTAAAGAGGGACGTTTCAGGGATGATCTTTTTTACAGGCTAAACGTTTTTTCTCTTAAACTTCCTCCCTTAAGGGAGCGGAGTGAAGATATTCCCATGCTAATTGACCATTTCATAAGCAAGTACAGGGAAAGGCTTGGCATTAACATTACCGGTATAGACCGCAAAGCCATTGAACTTGCCATTAACTATTCCTGGCCGGGAAATGTCAGAGAACTTGAAAATGCAATAGAGCGGGCCATTGTTATGGCTGAAGGTGATAAAATAAAGGAAAATGATCTTCCGGCAGAACTTAAGGAGGGAGGTGGCGGTCAGCTTGTTCCATTAGCTGATGACGGTCTTTCCATAAAGAAAAACAGCAGAAATCTTGAGGAGAGATTGATCCGGAAGGCCCTTGAAGAAACAGGAGGGAACCGGACAAAGGCAGCCAAATTGCTGGAAATAAGCCATCGTGCCCTCATCTATAAAATAAAGGATTATAATCTTTGA
- a CDS encoding HNH endonuclease, with the protein MDFLSDISEEKIAHERRKARELRQSQWWKNRKGKGLCYYCRRPFHPSELTMDHIVPVIRGGKSVKSNVVPCCKECNNKKKHMLPSEWGEYLEGLKT; encoded by the coding sequence ATGGACTTTCTGTCGGACATAAGTGAAGAAAAGATTGCTCATGAGCGGCGTAAGGCAAGAGAGCTGAGGCAATCTCAGTGGTGGAAAAACCGGAAGGGGAAAGGTCTCTGTTATTATTGCAGAAGACCTTTTCACCCTTCGGAACTCACCATGGATCACATTGTGCCGGTTATAAGAGGTGGAAAATCGGTTAAGTCCAATGTCGTTCCATGCTGTAAAGAGTGTAACAACAAGAAGAAACATATGCTCCCCTCCGAGTGGGGAGAGTATCTTGAAGGTTTGAAGACCTAG
- the aspS gene encoding aspartate--tRNA ligase, whose protein sequence is MGKLRRTNHCAELTAKNIGEEVTLTGWIQRRRDHGGVIFVDLRDRNGLTQVVFSPEVNVEVHEKAHQLRNEYVLAVRGKVAARLEGTVNPNLATGEIEVMVEELKILNESKTPPFMIEDNIDIAENLRLKYRFLDLRRPSVAKGLILRHKITAATREYLNGSGFLDIETPMLTKSTPEGARDYLVPSRVNGGSFYALPQSPQLFKQILMVSGYDRYYQIVKCFRDEDLRADRQPEFTQIDMEMSFVDREDVMALTEGLMKHLFREVHGVDMTDDFPVMTYEEAESRYGLDKPDIRFGLEHVDLSDVMDGCGFKVFADAVKKGGIVKAINVKGGATFSRKDLDELTAYVGNYGAKGMAWIKITEEGWQSPIVKFFKDEELEKIKEKTGAETGDLLLFGGDKKGIVNESLGMLRNELAKRLELVKDDSYSFLWVVDFPLLEYDGQTKRHVAIHHPFTAPLDEEVALLESEPAKVRSKAYDLVLNGSEVGGGSIRIHDQSLQRRIFNLLNISDEEANAKFGFLLDALEYGAPPHGGLALGLDRIAMIMSGSDSIRDVIAFPKTQKASCLMTDAPSPVQAEQLTELNISLNIPKAD, encoded by the coding sequence ATGGGAAAACTAAGGCGCACTAATCATTGCGCTGAACTTACCGCTAAAAACATTGGTGAAGAAGTAACGCTCACCGGTTGGATCCAGAGAAGAAGAGACCATGGGGGTGTTATTTTTGTTGACTTAAGGGACAGAAATGGCCTGACCCAGGTTGTTTTCAGCCCCGAGGTAAATGTTGAAGTGCATGAAAAGGCCCACCAGTTAAGAAATGAATATGTGCTGGCAGTAAGAGGCAAGGTAGCGGCCAGGCTGGAGGGGACCGTTAATCCCAACCTGGCTACCGGTGAGATAGAAGTTATGGTAGAAGAACTCAAGATTCTCAATGAGTCTAAAACGCCTCCATTTATGATAGAAGATAATATCGATATTGCTGAAAACCTGAGACTCAAGTACAGGTTTCTTGATCTTAGAAGACCCTCTGTGGCCAAGGGGCTTATATTAAGGCACAAGATTACGGCAGCAACGAGGGAATACCTTAATGGCAGCGGGTTTCTCGACATTGAGACTCCTATGCTCACCAAGAGCACACCTGAAGGCGCCAGGGACTATCTTGTGCCGAGCCGTGTCAATGGGGGCTCTTTTTATGCTCTGCCGCAGTCGCCCCAGCTTTTTAAACAAATACTCATGGTTTCCGGCTATGACAGGTATTACCAGATTGTCAAGTGTTTCAGGGATGAAGATTTAAGGGCTGACCGCCAGCCTGAATTTACCCAGATAGATATGGAAATGTCCTTTGTCGACAGGGAAGATGTGATGGCGCTTACGGAAGGGCTTATGAAACATCTTTTTAGAGAAGTTCATGGGGTAGATATGACTGACGATTTCCCCGTCATGACTTATGAAGAGGCCGAGAGCAGGTACGGTCTCGATAAACCCGATATCAGGTTCGGACTCGAACATGTTGATCTATCCGATGTTATGGACGGCTGTGGCTTTAAAGTCTTTGCCGATGCGGTAAAAAAAGGGGGGATTGTTAAGGCCATAAATGTGAAGGGAGGAGCCACCTTTTCAAGGAAGGATCTCGATGAGCTGACGGCCTATGTCGGTAATTACGGCGCAAAAGGGATGGCCTGGATAAAGATTACCGAAGAGGGGTGGCAGTCTCCTATCGTCAAGTTCTTTAAAGATGAAGAACTTGAAAAGATTAAAGAAAAGACAGGTGCCGAGACAGGTGACCTGCTTCTCTTTGGCGGTGATAAGAAAGGCATTGTTAATGAGAGTCTCGGCATGCTCAGGAACGAACTGGCAAAAAGACTTGAGCTTGTTAAGGATGACAGTTACAGTTTCCTCTGGGTTGTCGATTTTCCTCTCCTTGAGTATGACGGTCAAACAAAACGTCATGTAGCTATTCATCACCCCTTTACAGCGCCTCTCGATGAAGAAGTGGCGCTACTTGAAAGCGAACCGGCAAAGGTAAGGTCTAAAGCCTATGACCTTGTCCTTAACGGAAGCGAAGTGGGGGGAGGCAGTATCCGTATTCATGACCAGAGCCTGCAGCGTCGCATATTTAATCTTTTGAATATTTCAGATGAAGAAGCAAATGCCAAGTTCGGTTTTCTTCTCGATGCTCTCGAATATGGCGCACCGCCCCATGGCGGACTGGCTCTTGGTCTCGACAGGATTGCTATGATCATGAGTGGCAGTGACAGTATCAGAGATGTCATTGCCTTTCCGAAAACGCAGAAAGCTTCCTGTCTGATGACGGATGCGCCTTCGCCGGTTCAGGCGGAACAGCTGACAGAACTCAATATCAGCCTCAATATACCCAAAGCGGATTAA
- a CDS encoding TIGR04282 family arsenosugar biosynthesis glycosyltransferase, which translates to MHSIILFAKAPVPGKVKTRLTTNLSPHQSAALHESFVIDTLMEMSVIKDADTFLACHPTSEDPFFLSLEKRFHLNRFEQRGQNLGERMKNAFHHLKSQGYDKIVIIGSDSPTLSGSIVEEAFESLEKHDLVLGPSLDGGYYLIAISGEVPEIFNGIQWGGDTVFEDTFNKAKSLGLDMHILPFWYDVDTIKELRFLSIHLAGLDDRVCVETRNVLARIGKTVCYP; encoded by the coding sequence ATGCATTCAATTATTCTTTTTGCCAAGGCTCCTGTACCGGGCAAGGTGAAAACACGTCTCACGACAAACTTGTCTCCTCACCAGTCGGCAGCCCTGCATGAATCTTTTGTTATCGACACCCTGATGGAAATGTCGGTCATTAAAGATGCCGATACTTTTCTTGCATGTCACCCCACCTCGGAAGATCCCTTTTTTCTTTCACTTGAAAAACGTTTTCACCTGAACAGATTTGAGCAAAGAGGTCAAAACCTGGGAGAGAGGATGAAAAATGCTTTTCATCATTTGAAGTCTCAGGGCTATGATAAAATTGTCATCATAGGAAGTGATTCTCCTACACTTTCAGGCAGTATTGTTGAGGAAGCCTTTGAGTCTCTCGAAAAACATGATCTGGTTTTAGGCCCGAGTCTTGATGGCGGGTACTATTTGATTGCTATTTCCGGGGAGGTTCCTGAAATTTTTAATGGTATTCAGTGGGGTGGTGATACTGTCTTTGAAGATACTTTTAATAAGGCAAAGAGTCTCGGCCTTGATATGCATATACTTCCCTTTTGGTATGATGTGGACACGATAAAAGAGTTACGTTTTCTGTCAATACACCTCGCCGGACTTGATGATAGAGTTTGTGTGGAAACGAGAAACGTACTTGCAAGAATAGGGAAAACCGTCTGCTACCCTTAA
- a CDS encoding GspH/FimT family pseudopilin, whose protein sequence is MKAYLNNESGFTMIELILVIAILGVLSSIAALSGKDMYDNYKTRGAARQLYSDMQYARLSAIKGGRPWVVDFMDDKSYRVMIKDSTVYKTINIPLQFKGVKICNYTDSLSPLKDAQFNPNGTAGGTAADFGVKVSLGGKVYKIYIPSIGTGIVRVINLSSKEPLNAIPCP, encoded by the coding sequence ATGAAAGCTTATTTAAATAATGAGAGCGGATTTACTATGATTGAGTTAATTCTGGTGATTGCCATCCTTGGTGTTTTAAGTTCCATTGCAGCGCTTTCGGGGAAAGACATGTATGACAATTACAAGACCAGGGGAGCAGCAAGACAGCTTTATTCCGATATGCAGTACGCCCGTTTGAGCGCTATCAAGGGGGGGCGCCCCTGGGTTGTTGATTTTATGGACGATAAAAGTTACCGTGTAATGATCAAAGATTCAACGGTTTATAAAACTATTAATATTCCTCTTCAATTTAAAGGTGTAAAAATATGCAATTATACCGATTCCTTGAGCCCGCTCAAGGATGCACAGTTTAATCCCAATGGCACTGCGGGAGGTACTGCCGCTGATTTTGGGGTGAAGGTTTCTTTAGGAGGCAAGGTATATAAAATTTATATACCTTCAATTGGCACGGGGATTGTCAGGGTCATTAACTTAAGCAGTAAAGAGCCCTTAAATGCTATCCCTTGCCCATAA
- a CDS encoding pilus assembly PilX N-terminal domain-containing protein, which produces MEIKSINIARDHRKRWGIMFDCMSNIISGHYRPGNRGKNALAGAFKNEKGMILLTVLILMFIATLLGIIALNSTTVELQITGYDKRVSTAFESAEGGNRIGQMLIERTHDEGAVPDDMGFTINTSLYNEIIYKQLEIAPDRVDVETSIGGASVAIDIDYLYDVALPGRATGFAMGYEGLGTGSSLGDDAVFYRLRSSAVE; this is translated from the coding sequence ATGGAGATAAAATCAATAAACATTGCAAGAGATCACAGGAAGCGCTGGGGAATAATGTTTGACTGTATGAGCAATATTATTTCCGGGCACTATAGGCCGGGTAATAGAGGAAAAAATGCGCTTGCCGGGGCATTTAAAAATGAAAAGGGAATGATTTTGCTGACCGTCTTGATTCTTATGTTTATAGCCACTCTTCTCGGCATCATCGCATTGAACAGCACTACCGTAGAATTACAGATTACAGGGTATGATAAACGCGTTTCAACTGCCTTCGAATCGGCTGAGGGAGGCAACCGGATCGGACAGATGCTTATTGAGCGAACACATGACGAGGGCGCAGTGCCGGATGATATGGGTTTTACTATAAATACGAGCCTCTATAATGAGATTATCTATAAGCAGTTGGAGATTGCCCCTGATAGAGTCGATGTTGAAACCAGTATCGGTGGCGCTTCCGTTGCAATTGATATTGACTACCTTTATGATGTGGCTTTGCCGGGAAGAGCTACAGGGTTTGCCATGGGTTATGAAGGGCTGGGGACCGGTAGTTCTCTTGGTGATGATGCCGTTTTCTACAGACTCAGGTCCAGCGCAGTGGAATAA
- a CDS encoding ATP-binding protein: MGIAMITIGVMVVNISENNMVRMKERDGKTLVTSFRSIVESATLFHSASETINLQNLVNVFAMESGASEVIIANDRFSIIADYVSRDDNIIGVDNNLRKSISENLDYTYLKKGRALKVISIYESLSVYSPMIVNGKVSGGLKVVFPLTELNNTLLRTKWLLLFFLSFDLLVLLLFGSYLLTRRIVLPLSKFAKAAENIANGDLSERVDDYGENELGQLSTAFNIMADSLSDHVGYLQRANRELRQTRLDLIRSEKLASVGRLAAGVAHEIGNPLGAILGYTNMLISGVDDKAMEKDFVERVEKEVKKIDLTIRELLDYSRPSSVEMRDVNVNGIIHEALSLVSHQKGFESLELELKLLEGLPHILADEHQVRQILLNLILNAVDAMPNGGRITVSTEAFYLSEDKEVFPPRRKEDHLSAEFTIRKRVKPEGGKEWIKVSIADTGMGMEKEELGKIFDPFYTTKDPGKGTGLGLSISQTIIETFDGKIEVESEPGRGTVFSLLLPACEKKNNEV; this comes from the coding sequence ATGGGAATTGCCATGATTACTATTGGTGTTATGGTAGTTAATATTTCAGAGAATAATATGGTTAGAATGAAAGAAAGAGATGGGAAAACACTTGTCACTTCATTTCGTTCTATCGTTGAAAGCGCAACGCTTTTTCATTCTGCTTCGGAGACTATTAATCTGCAAAACCTGGTCAATGTTTTTGCCATGGAAAGTGGCGCCAGTGAAGTTATTATTGCAAATGACAGATTCTCTATAATTGCTGATTATGTAAGTAGAGATGATAATATCATTGGTGTTGATAATAATTTAAGAAAATCGATTAGCGAGAATTTGGATTATACCTACCTAAAGAAAGGAAGGGCTTTAAAGGTTATTTCCATTTATGAATCATTATCTGTTTATAGTCCAATGATTGTAAATGGTAAAGTATCGGGAGGTCTAAAGGTTGTCTTTCCCTTGACTGAACTGAACAATACGCTTTTAAGAACGAAATGGCTGCTTCTTTTTTTTCTTTCTTTTGATCTTCTTGTTCTTCTTCTCTTCGGCAGTTATCTTTTGACAAGAAGGATTGTTCTGCCGCTAAGCAAGTTTGCCAAAGCTGCCGAGAATATAGCAAATGGAGATCTCAGTGAGCGCGTTGATGATTATGGGGAGAACGAACTGGGGCAATTATCGACGGCTTTTAATATTATGGCCGACAGTTTGTCGGATCATGTGGGCTATCTCCAGAGGGCTAACAGGGAACTAAGGCAAACAAGACTCGATTTAATCAGGTCTGAAAAGCTGGCTTCCGTTGGCCGGCTTGCTGCCGGTGTCGCTCATGAGATAGGTAACCCTCTGGGCGCAATTCTCGGTTATACCAATATGCTTATCAGTGGTGTTGATGATAAAGCGATGGAAAAGGATTTTGTGGAAAGAGTAGAAAAAGAGGTTAAAAAAATTGACCTTACAATCAGGGAACTCCTTGATTATTCAAGGCCATCATCGGTTGAAATGAGAGACGTTAATGTAAACGGTATTATCCATGAGGCGCTTTCACTTGTTTCTCATCAAAAAGGTTTTGAAAGCCTGGAACTTGAACTTAAATTGCTTGAAGGGTTGCCCCATATTTTGGCTGATGAACATCAAGTGAGGCAGATATTGCTTAACCTCATTCTTAACGCCGTTGATGCCATGCCTAATGGCGGGAGAATAACAGTTTCAACGGAAGCCTTTTATTTAAGTGAAGATAAAGAGGTCTTCCCTCCGAGAAGGAAGGAAGACCATCTTAGCGCTGAATTTACTATAAGGAAAAGAGTCAAGCCGGAAGGCGGCAAAGAGTGGATTAAGGTATCCATTGCCGATACAGGAATGGGCATGGAAAAGGAGGAACTCGGTAAAATCTTTGATCCCTTTTATACGACGAAAGATCCGGGAAAAGGAACAGGGCTGGGCTTATCCATTTCCCAAACCATAATTGAGACCTTTGATGGCAAGATAGAGGTAGAGAGTGAGCCAGGCCGTGGAACAGTCTTTTCACTTTTGCTCCCCGCATGTGAAAAGAAGAATAATGAGGTGTAG
- a CDS encoding TIGR04442 family protein codes for MIQDIRLHGQIGDSIEFYATIAGKDINHRYFFETSSEDGKEYDRFFSPGNEFIIGDDGLTYNSNGGSFCEYMFGVEQPFRDLVKKDVLNRLAIFGTYYDEEQDKLTFTKQTSGFEKYETIFFNMHAVSNYYFFLHFDMQGTQEAKQERLLKKIGKDLKRNINIGSSNDTEIAKDILKDIGIPEAVLFLFKLINLPNKKFYETFRKIYTEKRTVTEEDKEKLKKLAEKYGIDQYQQERIKIDVMYKDLANKRIIDEYKDILIAMEKDVGGDGKALANPKLTRLRTLSVRNDIPSNLFDTLDSMILKGKKIVVTNEPDYIIETREILEGLFLLNQEDNQLIINDDLIRLLKAKRTSVEKRDRTFEGILLDTGRICDEKMKEEKDTTAFENFGYIVTFFDRYDATLAVISQLAFMEKVNINEDQVRSLLGNKKVFDDLKADFFKELFFDPILENNYLTYFGRKKIEYLLHGLEGVEKGESTLHEIVDNLYHTSREEAMYNMIQENVKGRIKTFYSELNTKEEQEILKREIAKDLAIKENFEEEIPDHIFSNVIMNIKKEAVYLHNLLPQIIKTKDAALREDFLVNSGLDRFYIEELEREYFQVNSLGEEELQKIRNIAA; via the coding sequence ATGATTCAGGACATCAGGTTACATGGGCAGATTGGTGACAGTATCGAATTTTATGCCACCATTGCCGGCAAAGATATTAACCACCGTTATTTCTTTGAAACGTCCAGTGAAGACGGCAAGGAATATGACAGGTTTTTTTCACCGGGCAATGAATTTATTATCGGTGATGATGGACTGACCTATAACAGTAACGGCGGCAGTTTTTGTGAATACATGTTCGGCGTTGAGCAACCCTTCAGAGACCTCGTAAAAAAAGATGTCCTTAACCGTCTCGCCATTTTCGGCACCTACTATGACGAAGAACAAGACAAACTGACATTCACAAAGCAAACAAGCGGTTTTGAAAAATATGAAACCATATTTTTCAACATGCATGCAGTTAGCAATTATTATTTCTTTCTCCATTTCGACATGCAGGGAACGCAGGAAGCAAAGCAGGAAAGACTCCTTAAAAAGATTGGAAAAGACCTTAAAAGAAACATCAATATCGGGAGCAGCAACGATACGGAAATCGCCAAAGACATACTTAAAGACATCGGTATTCCTGAAGCCGTTCTCTTCCTTTTCAAACTGATAAACCTTCCCAACAAAAAATTTTACGAAACATTCCGGAAAATATACACTGAAAAAAGGACCGTCACAGAAGAAGATAAGGAAAAACTTAAAAAACTGGCCGAAAAGTACGGAATTGACCAATATCAGCAGGAAAGAATAAAAATCGATGTTATGTACAAGGACCTGGCAAACAAGCGAATCATCGATGAATATAAGGATATCCTCATTGCAATGGAAAAGGATGTAGGCGGTGACGGCAAGGCGCTGGCTAATCCCAAGCTTACAAGACTGAGAACCCTTAGCGTGAGAAACGATATTCCAAGCAATCTTTTCGATACGCTGGACAGTATGATTCTTAAGGGCAAAAAGATCGTTGTCACCAATGAACCTGACTATATCATTGAAACGAGGGAAATACTGGAGGGCCTTTTTCTTCTCAACCAGGAGGACAACCAGCTTATTATTAATGACGATCTCATAAGGCTTCTAAAAGCCAAGCGAACGTCCGTCGAAAAAAGAGACCGGACTTTTGAAGGGATTCTCCTCGATACAGGCCGTATCTGCGATGAAAAAATGAAGGAAGAAAAGGATACGACGGCCTTTGAAAACTTCGGTTATATCGTTACCTTCTTTGACCGGTATGACGCAACGTTAGCTGTCATCAGCCAGCTGGCCTTTATGGAGAAAGTCAATATTAATGAAGATCAGGTTAGGAGTCTGCTGGGAAATAAAAAGGTTTTTGATGACCTGAAAGCAGACTTTTTCAAGGAACTTTTTTTTGACCCCATACTGGAGAACAACTACCTCACCTACTTTGGCAGAAAAAAGATCGAATATCTGCTTCACGGTCTTGAAGGTGTTGAAAAGGGAGAATCCACGCTCCATGAAATTGTTGATAATCTTTATCACACGAGCCGTGAAGAAGCGATGTACAACATGATTCAGGAAAATGTAAAAGGAAGGATAAAAACCTTCTACTCGGAACTAAATACGAAGGAAGAGCAGGAAATTCTAAAAAGAGAAATCGCCAAAGATCTGGCGATAAAAGAAAATTTCGAAGAAGAAATTCCCGACCATATCTTTAGTAATGTGATCATGAATATCAAGAAAGAGGCTGTTTACCTCCATAACCTTCTTCCCCAGATCATCAAGACAAAAGACGCGGCCCTGCGAGAGGATTTCCTTGTTAACAGCGGTCTCGACAGGTTCTATATTGAAGAACTGGAACGGGAATATTTCCAGGTTAATTCACTGGGAGAAGAAGAGCTGCAAAAGATCAGGAATATCGCGGCCTGA
- a CDS encoding PilW family protein, translated as MDSNNKNKWDIQSDRGFTIIELIIAMLIASVVAMSGFALFSATNRSYQVQEGVIQAQQSARAALGRLARDIRMAGFGLDKERVPYPITIGEDVGTAITLDGPITVFDSVAGPDRIILLGIGSQAGVLQNLSGFEYNQKEQYLLRLNSVDAFMTNGGAFVPERKFITIDGAYMLELNTVQGSLDQNILRAAKELPKDFKEDSLVYIVQAIEYSIADDVTGCSPEKPCLVSKDYTYIRGGSAGSAPQLYAENIEDIQFAFGFGPFVDKNGNGSYDAGDFVDGLTALEQHRIQAVRVTVVARAGQDPLGKKFKRPAVENHPEGDINFYRRRVLSQVIDLRNPF; from the coding sequence ATGGATAGTAATAATAAAAATAAATGGGACATTCAATCCGACAGGGGATTTACTATCATTGAGCTTATCATTGCCATGCTTATCGCATCGGTCGTTGCCATGAGCGGCTTTGCGCTTTTTTCGGCGACAAATCGCTCCTACCAGGTTCAGGAGGGCGTTATCCAGGCCCAGCAAAGCGCCCGCGCTGCTTTGGGACGGCTAGCAAGAGATATACGTATGGCCGGTTTTGGCCTGGATAAAGAACGAGTGCCTTACCCTATAACTATTGGAGAAGATGTGGGCACTGCAATTACACTCGATGGTCCTATTACGGTATTCGACAGCGTTGCGGGGCCTGACAGAATTATTCTCCTTGGCATTGGTTCGCAGGCAGGCGTATTGCAAAACCTGTCAGGCTTTGAATATAACCAAAAGGAGCAGTATCTTTTACGCTTAAACAGTGTCGATGCCTTTATGACTAATGGCGGAGCATTTGTTCCCGAAAGGAAATTCATTACTATCGACGGAGCGTATATGCTAGAACTCAATACTGTCCAGGGGTCGCTTGACCAAAATATTCTGAGGGCTGCAAAAGAACTCCCTAAAGACTTTAAGGAAGATAGCCTTGTTTATATTGTTCAGGCCATCGAATATTCCATAGCGGACGATGTGACAGGGTGCTCACCGGAAAAACCCTGCCTGGTAAGCAAGGACTACACGTATATAAGGGGTGGCAGCGCAGGCAGTGCCCCCCAGCTATATGCTGAAAATATCGAAGATATCCAGTTTGCCTTTGGCTTCGGTCCTTTTGTCGATAAAAATGGAAACGGCTCTTATGACGCCGGTGATTTTGTCGATGGTTTAACTGCTTTGGAACAGCACCGTATTCAAGCGGTAAGGGTGACCGTAGTGGCCAGGGCCGGCCAGGACCCGTTAGGAAAAAAGTTTAAAAGGCCTGCTGTGGAAAACCACCCTGAAGGTGACATTAATTTTTACAGGCGGCGAGTTCTCTCCCAGGTCATTGATTTGAGGAATCCCTTTTAA
- the pilV gene encoding type IV pilus modification protein PilV: protein MKGVYKQRGFTLIEVLVAMLLLTVGLMSALNMQSTAILGNKGARDMTVATNMAAEIVERMRISGKSYAYNDLDTDADCPLADPVKGDCEQWKSRLNDPDIGLVRARGRVSVVSGVPYDRLTTATVTVTWFTNREKKIVYETIIRTW, encoded by the coding sequence ATGAAAGGTGTGTATAAGCAGCGCGGATTTACGTTAATTGAGGTCCTTGTGGCAATGCTTCTTCTTACCGTCGGACTCATGTCGGCTTTAAACATGCAATCAACAGCAATTTTGGGAAACAAGGGCGCAAGAGATATGACCGTCGCAACGAACATGGCTGCAGAGATTGTCGAAAGAATGAGAATTAGCGGCAAATCATATGCATATAACGATCTTGATACGGATGCTGATTGTCCATTGGCGGACCCCGTAAAGGGAGATTGTGAACAGTGGAAATCAAGGCTGAATGATCCTGATATAGGTCTTGTGCGCGCAAGGGGGAGGGTCAGCGTTGTTAGTGGGGTGCCCTATGACAGGTTGACGACAGCAACTGTAACCGTCACATGGTTTACCAACAGGGAAAAAAAGATTGTCTACGAAACAATTATTAGAACCTGGTAA